A stretch of Rhizobium sp. TH2 DNA encodes these proteins:
- a CDS encoding L,D-transpeptidase: MMKKKLLITSLLAATLMAATAYGQDYSGDDPNNTVLVTPEGDLLEYVPDAADVIVKRNGKGQKVLIDHYGNIVATEIPAGGYINRLERRADNFGSGDAPRYNDTLPGFEDYGTNDAGPTQESMNDPDFFPQRPGDDDGAGNITGAVPDDEVQGQQPFEDQALPSDGIQNDNIDQQDLAAIDPNQDIIEEKPQIEPDITLTGKKSKFEITALQVFLDREGASPGVIDGKMGSNVSKAIRSYEKITGETLDPNDSEDILTRLGFNGGLPVMTYEITSADAAGPYVASIPEDYANKAALPSMAFTSVTEALAEKFHMDEAYLKELNPGVDFTMPGTQIKVINPGTNRSGAIVRIVADKARKQLFAYDEAGQLIASYPASIGSNDTPSPSGIHAVARVAFDPNYTYNPKINFQQGNNTKVLTIPPGPNGPVGTIWIALDKPTYGIHGTPDPSRIGRSQSHGCIRLTNWDARELAKMVKPGVTVEFID, translated from the coding sequence ATGATGAAAAAGAAACTGCTGATCACCTCCCTGCTGGCAGCCACGCTGATGGCCGCGACGGCCTACGGCCAGGATTATTCGGGTGATGACCCCAACAACACCGTGCTGGTGACGCCGGAAGGCGACCTGCTGGAATATGTGCCCGATGCCGCCGATGTCATCGTCAAGCGCAATGGCAAGGGCCAGAAGGTCCTCATCGACCACTATGGCAATATCGTCGCCACAGAAATCCCGGCCGGCGGCTACATCAATCGCCTGGAGCGCCGCGCGGACAATTTCGGCAGCGGAGACGCCCCGCGCTACAACGACACGCTTCCCGGGTTCGAAGACTACGGCACCAATGATGCAGGTCCGACGCAGGAATCAATGAACGATCCGGATTTCTTTCCGCAACGTCCCGGGGATGATGACGGTGCCGGCAATATCACGGGCGCCGTGCCCGACGACGAAGTCCAGGGGCAGCAACCGTTCGAGGATCAGGCGCTTCCGAGCGACGGCATCCAGAACGACAATATCGACCAGCAGGATCTCGCGGCAATCGACCCGAACCAGGACATCATCGAGGAAAAGCCTCAGATCGAGCCCGACATCACGCTGACCGGCAAGAAGTCCAAGTTCGAGATCACGGCGCTGCAGGTGTTCCTCGACCGCGAGGGCGCGTCCCCTGGTGTCATCGACGGCAAGATGGGGTCGAATGTCTCCAAGGCGATCCGTTCATATGAGAAGATCACCGGCGAGACGCTCGACCCGAACGACAGCGAAGACATCCTGACCCGGCTCGGCTTCAACGGGGGGCTGCCGGTCATGACCTACGAGATCACCTCGGCCGATGCCGCCGGCCCCTATGTCGCGTCGATCCCCGAGGATTATGCGAACAAGGCCGCCCTGCCCTCCATGGCCTTTACGTCGGTCACCGAAGCGCTGGCCGAGAAGTTCCACATGGACGAGGCCTATCTCAAGGAACTCAATCCCGGCGTCGATTTCACCATGCCGGGCACGCAGATCAAGGTCATCAATCCGGGCACCAACCGGAGTGGCGCCATCGTCCGCATCGTGGCCGACAAGGCGCGCAAGCAGCTTTTTGCCTATGACGAAGCGGGACAACTGATTGCCTCCTACCCCGCCTCGATCGGCTCGAACGACACGCCTTCGCCGTCGGGAATCCACGCCGTGGCCCGGGTCGCCTTCGACCCGAACTATACTTACAATCCCAAGATCAATTTCCAGCAGGGCAACAATACAAAAGTCCTGACGATTCCGCCCGGACCGAACGGTCCGGTGGGCACTATTTGGATCGCGCTGGACAAACCAACCTATGGTATACATGGGACACCCGATCCATCGCGCATCGGCCGTTCGCAGAGTCATGGTTGCATACGCCTGACCAATTGGGACGCAAGAGAACTCGCCAAGATGGTGAAGCCGGGTGTGACCGTCGAATTTATCGACTAA
- a CDS encoding aminotransferase class I/II-fold pyridoxal phosphate-dependent enzyme, whose translation MAMFEDIPDQLRTSLPAVEKHTYPVNLLERWEQAGVWWQERVQHKIDPYQKYSTTRVGNFIEGAHRDGTPFQGHNFASQDYLSLASHPDLMKAAIKAIETYGLHSAGSAALMGNTALSVELEQRLQKFLGYDDVVVFPIGWAAGYGAVKTLVKPQDHVVIDILAHACLQEAARDATENVHVHSHMNAKAVESRLARIRREDETCGILVVTETLFSMDSDVPDVATLQAICTQYNATLLVDCAHDLGSSGATGRGKLEDYDLVGKVDVLVGAFSKSFASMGGFVATNNKGFRFGLRGQCGPSTFTNAMSPVQAATILAALDIVEGEEGKSRRDKLMANSLRLRAGLEEAGFEVLGKPSAVVPMLIGDVLLARLMTRYAVDFGGIVNLVEHPAVARNACRWRLQVMADHTEEQIDAMVVIAEKAREMAEMHVEWLSANDNLGIDRTAVPDAATGKLAAAAE comes from the coding sequence ATGGCAATGTTTGAAGACATACCCGACCAGTTAAGGACCAGTCTTCCTGCGGTTGAAAAACATACCTATCCTGTCAATCTACTTGAGCGCTGGGAACAGGCCGGCGTTTGGTGGCAGGAACGCGTGCAACATAAGATCGATCCCTACCAGAAATACTCAACAACACGCGTCGGAAATTTTATCGAAGGCGCCCACCGGGACGGGACACCCTTTCAGGGTCACAACTTCGCAAGCCAGGATTATCTCTCCCTTGCATCGCATCCCGATCTCATGAAAGCCGCAATCAAGGCGATCGAGACATACGGACTTCATAGCGCAGGTTCGGCAGCCCTGATGGGCAACACTGCCCTCTCCGTGGAGCTCGAACAGCGGCTCCAGAAGTTCCTCGGCTATGACGACGTCGTGGTCTTCCCGATCGGCTGGGCGGCGGGTTATGGCGCCGTCAAGACGCTGGTGAAGCCGCAGGATCATGTCGTCATCGACATTCTTGCACATGCCTGCCTGCAGGAAGCGGCTCGTGATGCGACCGAAAACGTGCATGTCCACTCACACATGAATGCAAAGGCAGTCGAGAGCCGTCTCGCCCGCATCCGGCGCGAAGACGAGACCTGCGGCATCCTCGTCGTGACCGAGACGCTCTTCTCGATGGACAGCGACGTTCCTGACGTCGCTACCCTGCAGGCGATCTGCACCCAATACAATGCCACGCTTCTCGTCGATTGCGCCCACGACCTCGGCTCATCGGGCGCGACGGGCCGCGGCAAGCTCGAAGACTACGACCTTGTCGGCAAGGTCGATGTCCTTGTCGGCGCCTTCTCGAAGAGCTTCGCTTCGATGGGCGGCTTCGTCGCCACCAATAACAAGGGCTTTCGCTTCGGCCTGCGCGGCCAATGCGGCCCCTCCACCTTCACCAATGCCATGTCGCCGGTCCAGGCCGCGACGATCCTGGCCGCGCTCGATATCGTCGAGGGTGAGGAAGGCAAGAGCCGCCGCGACAAATTGATGGCGAACTCGCTGCGCCTTCGCGCAGGCCTTGAAGAGGCCGGCTTCGAAGTTCTCGGCAAGCCGAGCGCTGTGGTGCCCATGCTGATCGGCGATGTTCTGCTGGCGCGGCTGATGACGCGCTATGCGGTGGATTTCGGCGGCATCGTCAACCTCGTCGAGCATCCGGCGGTGGCGCGCAATGCCTGCCGCTGGCGCTTGCAGGTCATGGCGGACCACACCGAAGAACAGATCGACGCCATGGTGGTCATCGCCGAAAAGGCACGCGAAATGGCAGAAATGCACGTCGAATGGCTTTCCGCCAACGACAATCTGGGCATCGACCGTACGGCCGTTCCCGATGCGGCCACCGGCAAGCTCGCTGCCGCAGCGGAATAA
- a CDS encoding FAD-binding oxidoreductase: MRNDDTNKNLWNHSAAPAPETSALSCDISCDTAIIGGGFTGLSAALHLADAGVDAVVLEAKAIGFGGSGRNVGLVNAGMWMRPDDIIAAVGETTGERLVKDLGDGPAYVFELIGKHGIDCEAIHNGTLHLAVGKEGVAEIETRAAQWQRRGAPVEALSADIAGKLTGASGFAGALLDRRAGTVQPLGYARGLARAAMGAGAKLFTDTPVVSATRDGETIVLKTARGQVRAKKLIIASNAYSGVVPSMNWSDHGQELVPMYYFQFATTPLPPEIVGRIMPEGHGCWDTGLVMTSFRTDKSGRLIFGSIGSLDALGKATHRAFARRAVNALYPFIGNFEFEYWWDGQIGMTRNNLPSFHQPEKNVWSIAGYNGRGISPGTVFGRALAAVSMGNESAMMLPVTPVAGDALRGAKSAFYNIGSMAKHFIDHRLN, encoded by the coding sequence ATGCGGAACGACGATACGAACAAGAACCTCTGGAATCACTCCGCCGCTCCCGCCCCTGAAACATCCGCACTTTCCTGCGACATAAGCTGCGACACGGCGATCATCGGCGGCGGCTTCACCGGCCTCTCCGCGGCACTGCATCTCGCCGACGCCGGCGTCGATGCCGTCGTGCTCGAAGCCAAGGCGATCGGCTTCGGCGGCTCGGGCCGCAATGTCGGCCTCGTCAATGCCGGCATGTGGATGCGACCAGACGATATCATCGCGGCAGTCGGCGAGACCACGGGCGAACGGCTCGTCAAGGATCTTGGCGATGGTCCCGCCTATGTCTTCGAACTCATCGGCAAGCACGGCATCGATTGTGAAGCGATCCACAACGGCACCCTTCATCTCGCCGTAGGCAAGGAAGGCGTGGCAGAGATAGAAACCCGCGCCGCCCAATGGCAACGCCGGGGCGCACCGGTCGAGGCGCTTTCCGCCGACATCGCCGGAAAGCTGACGGGAGCGAGCGGCTTTGCCGGAGCGCTTCTCGACCGTCGCGCAGGCACGGTGCAGCCGCTCGGCTACGCCCGGGGACTGGCAAGAGCAGCGATGGGCGCCGGTGCCAAACTGTTCACCGACACGCCTGTCGTCAGCGCTACCCGCGACGGCGAGACGATCGTGCTCAAGACCGCGCGCGGCCAGGTGCGCGCGAAAAAGCTCATCATTGCCAGCAACGCCTATTCCGGCGTCGTACCCTCGATGAACTGGAGCGATCACGGCCAGGAACTGGTGCCGATGTATTATTTCCAGTTCGCAACCACACCCCTGCCCCCAGAGATCGTCGGCCGCATAATGCCAGAGGGTCATGGCTGCTGGGACACCGGCTTGGTCATGACCTCGTTCCGCACCGACAAATCAGGACGGCTGATCTTCGGATCGATCGGGTCACTGGATGCGCTCGGCAAGGCCACGCATCGCGCGTTCGCACGGCGTGCGGTGAACGCGCTCTATCCCTTCATCGGCAATTTCGAGTTCGAATATTGGTGGGACGGCCAGATCGGCATGACGCGCAACAACCTGCCCTCCTTCCATCAGCCCGAGAAGAACGTTTGGTCGATCGCGGGTTACAATGGCCGCGGTATATCCCCCGGCACGGTTTTCGGACGCGCTCTTGCCGCCGTGTCGATGGGCAATGAAAGCGCCATGATGCTGCCGGTCACCCCAGTGGCGGGCGACGC